In one window of Bacteroidota bacterium DNA:
- a CDS encoding glycosyltransferase family 2 protein: protein MHTDAPDLSLVIPLLDEAESLPELAERIRAAVEPTGYSFEVWLIDDGSTDGSWEVVRGLHREDPRFAGVRFRRNYGKSAALAIGFERARGRFVATLDADLQDDPAELPEMLARLEAGADLVSGWKQKRHDPLSKTIPSRFFNGVTRLVSGIKLHDFNSGIKAYRAEVVKNVRVYGELHRYIPLLAKWEGYTRIEEQAVEHHPRRHGQTKFGIERFIRGFLDLLTVVFVTRFGRRPMHFFGGLGTLSFLGGFAISLYLSVGWVMGTPIEDRPLFHLGIMLVIVGVQLFLAGFLGEMIVRPQMERTDDVHLRETLAPAGHSEARPPARSHRGPR from the coding sequence ATGCACACCGACGCCCCCGATCTCTCCCTCGTCATCCCGCTCCTCGACGAAGCGGAGTCGCTCCCCGAACTCGCCGAGCGCATCCGCGCGGCCGTCGAGCCGACGGGCTACAGCTTCGAAGTCTGGCTGATCGACGACGGTTCGACCGACGGTTCGTGGGAGGTCGTCCGGGGCCTGCACCGCGAAGACCCCCGGTTCGCCGGGGTCCGGTTCCGGCGCAACTACGGCAAGAGCGCGGCGCTCGCCATCGGGTTCGAGCGGGCGCGCGGCCGGTTCGTCGCCACGCTCGACGCCGACCTCCAGGACGACCCGGCCGAACTCCCCGAGATGCTCGCCCGCCTCGAAGCCGGGGCGGACCTCGTCAGCGGCTGGAAGCAGAAGCGCCACGACCCGCTCTCGAAGACGATCCCAAGCCGCTTCTTCAACGGCGTCACCCGCCTCGTCTCCGGGATCAAGCTGCACGACTTCAACTCCGGCATCAAGGCCTACCGCGCCGAGGTCGTGAAGAACGTCCGCGTCTACGGCGAGCTGCACCGCTACATCCCGCTGCTCGCCAAGTGGGAGGGCTACACCCGCATCGAGGAGCAGGCCGTCGAGCACCACCCGCGCCGGCACGGGCAGACCAAGTTCGGGATCGAGCGCTTCATCCGCGGCTTCCTCGACCTCCTGACCGTCGTCTTCGTGACGCGGTTCGGGCGGCGGCCGATGCACTTCTTCGGCGGCCTCGGGACCCTCTCGTTCCTCGGGGGCTTTGCGATCTCGCTTTACCTCTCGGTGGGCTGGGTCATGGGAACCCCCATCGAGGACCGGCCGCTGTTCCACCTCGGGATTATGCTCGTCATCGTCGGCGTGCAGCTCTTCCTGGCGGGCTTTCTCGGCGAGATGATCGTCCGCCCGCAGATGGAGCGCACCGACGACGTGCACCTCCGCGAAACGCTCGCGCCGGCCGGCCACAGCGAAGCGAGGCCCCCGGCGCGTTCGCACCGAGGGCCTCGCTAG
- a CDS encoding T9SS type A sorting domain-containing protein translates to YTVAISAGPNTGTAVATDEVTVIIPASRAVAGGSTEWTLVDAQQWPALEAAARTSALGAFPNPFADRTEIGFELEASARVELVVYDVRGREVATLANDVLEAGQHSVEFDAASLPSGVYIYRLVTGTQVETGRMTLVK, encoded by the coding sequence TACACGGTCGCCATCAGCGCCGGCCCGAACACGGGCACCGCGGTTGCGACGGACGAGGTGACGGTGATCATCCCGGCCAGCCGCGCGGTCGCTGGCGGATCGACCGAGTGGACACTGGTCGACGCGCAGCAGTGGCCGGCGCTTGAGGCAGCCGCCCGCACGAGCGCGCTGGGAGCCTTCCCGAACCCGTTCGCGGACCGTACGGAGATCGGGTTTGAGCTCGAGGCGAGCGCCCGGGTGGAGCTCGTGGTGTACGACGTGCGAGGCCGCGAGGTCGCCACGCTGGCCAACGACGTGCTGGAAGCGGGTCAGCACAGCGTGGAGTTTGACGCGGCGTCGTTGCCGAGCGGTGTGTACATCTACCGCCTGGTGACGGGTACGCAGGTGGAGACCGGCCGCATGACGCTGGTCAAGTAG